gacctatattttttattgatgtttttcgAATAAGctatacataaactaaataattgtaaaattttagcgatttctgtaatttagttctttttttatttcgatattatttttttttctcctatcagttcaacagaaaatagatacttttacaaaaatgtatgcttttttcgATGACAGATTGTAAGCGTAAATGGACGGTGACcccatgtttttatttcatttttctattaagtataagataaagttcatttgtaaaaaaatatagcgaaatcctatattaaataaaaaaaagtgatttagacccgcgagcccccttaacaTCGATTATAATACAATAAAGACAGATTTTCAGTTTTGGGGGGTTTATTTCATTGCTAACAAGACACAAAGTGCACAACAACAATAGTATAATAGCATTCCTTTCAAGGATCGGGGCATGCCAATTTTCCAACGAACAtgtctttttataattatactGATTGGAAATAAGTAGTacacaattaaatatttatttcattttaaccGTCGAAACTCTGCTTACAAAACTTTGAGTACACTATTCAACAGAACAGAAAGTATATTTTTGGTGCCAATGTAGTGAAATTACCCAAAAGATAATTGAAACAACTTTCAATTGATTgctttaacattttatttttaaacaattaaacataaataaatattatgttacGTTTTAATTAGTTCAAAACTTTTCGggataataaatgtttttcatgaTAGAAGATATATATTTGCATTAATACTTTAGAAatgaaacataatattttttcatataaccaATCTACAAATATTGCTTTTGATCTTAAATATCGGTATCAGTAATACACAATACAGTGGTCAAATATTACTTAAGATAAAACATATGACAGAATCCAACATTTTAAAGGATGTGTTTTCTTAATCTTTAATTATGGATAATTTCTAATGTGATTATAATTACctattgaaatgatttttaaccATTGTTTCACAGGTGGAACTTTGGATGTAACTGGACATCAAATAGAGGAGgataattttttgaaagaaatatttCCTCCCAATGGTGGCAGCTGGGGTGGAAATAATGTCAACTACGAATTTGAAAAGTATCTTGAAGAAATGTTCACCATCGAGGTAGTCCATAAGGTGAAACGAGAAGATCCAGTTGCTTATTTCGACACAGTGAAACaatttgaaagaaagaaaaaaagtttcaaatctAAGTCAGATGCAGatgttattttcaatgttaGTCAGGCCTTTACAGAAGTGTATAATCAAATACACAAATCTGATCTTCCATCAGAAATACGAATAAAGCATGGTAAAATACGAATTTCAGCTTTGCGATTTGAAGCGTTTTTCGATCAATCAGTTCAGTCGATCACAAGTCACTTGTCCGAAATATTCAAAAGTCCCaaactacaaaatgtaaatattattttagcTGTTGGTGGATTTTCAGAATCAGAAATTATAATCGACAGTATAAGAGAACATTTTCCGAATATGCAAATAGTAGTTCCAAAAGATCCTGGTTTAGCTGTTCTCAAAGGTGCCGTGCTCTTTGGTTTAGAACCATTGTCTGTAAAGTCAAGAATATCAAGATATACTTACGGaataaaaattgagaaagaaatgTCAGCTGAAGACGATGAACGCTATAGAACCTTACGGAAAAATAGACAAAGTAGAAAATTTGCTACTgatgtttttgaaaaactagTCGAGATTGGTGAAGAAATCAAAGTTGGTGAATGGCAACCAGCGACAGAATATGATCCAATAAACAAAGATGATAAGGAagtaaaaatagaattttatgcAACAGAAGAGAAAGACCCTGTACACGTAACAGACCCAGGATGCATGAAACTTGGAACTTTGGATGTTGATCTAAAAGAACGCACTAGTTCGAACGgtgcattaaaattagaaataaatgcTGGCGGAACAGAAATAAAAGCGGTTATCACTGATGAAAATACtggaaaaaaatttaaagctaAGTTTTGTTTGCCGTAACCAATTAGCCTGATATTATGTTACTATGAATGCCTAAATCTAACTGAATTCATGAATAGCTACTGAAGAAACCTTAACGAgcgttttaattttgttgaatgCATTTTAAAGATTTCACATTACAAACGCATTATGTACTTTATATGCATGTATAGTAATGCAATTATTCTTAACATTTTCTAATATGGCATCattatattttctattattctaaatataataaaatcttgtgacttactttaaaacatttgttgttATATCCACTCaagacaataaacaaaaatattcaaattcggaaaaaaaagaagatgaaagCAATTGTCATTCAAATTAGGTGTGCAATCTGTGTTTTATAACATTCTTTCATACAGACAGTCATTATCATGAAAACAGGTTTATTCTCTTAGAAGCATTTTGTTAATCCTtgttaattgaaagattaactttaatttcttttcattttacgATAAAGTGTATGAATATGTGCAAGACAttgaatttaaatgaatttaacacTTAATAAATAAAGTGCGTTCGAAGCGCTTTTCAGGCCTACATCAATAGGCATATACATTTGAAAGCCATGTATGCGTAGAAACTCTTAATCGTAAGGAGCTTTTGAGCAGACATGACCTAATCATTAGAACCAAATTTATTCAAGTTTGCCGTAGAAAGTTTAAACCTTATATTCTAAATAATGTCTTTAACTTGTGAACGTTAAACTgctttaacaatttttgttcaaattgaacGAATTCTAAAGACATGAAGTGTTTcgaatattttaacattttatatgcAGTAAATTTACAGGCAATTCATAattcaatgatattttatgTCGATACAACCGTGCTGACAATACTGTACTGTTGATACCTTTGGGATGAAACGCATCTACCCAGTGGTTGAAAAAAGCCTTATAAATTTGTACACCAAGCGCGTTTTATTTTAATAGGACTCAACATTGGCGCTCTAATTACAACAGTTGAAAGACCAAACTAGTTCCTATCCTATTCTAAAAATGCCTAAACATTGTGAGATTTTTTAGATTGATGGTTATCTTCATAcctaaaatgtaaaacattatgATTATATATTAGCAGATTAAGGCTTGCTTTCAGCAAATGCGAGTATTCTTTCATCTGGaggtgtttattttttatttgtttgcctgtttgtttttggtatttCTCTTCCTTTCAATGAGGTGTCATAAAAGAGATGTTTTTTCTTTGTACCGATGTGTGCTGTCTATTTGAATACCTTCTGTAACGATTAAAATAGGGAACCTGTTGGATGTATATATCTAAACTTAATGGCTTTGTCATTCAAATAATTGTATGCttattgtagatttttttaattcactgtttaatattctttttataaattaggGTCAATGTCTTCTATCAAAGACTCTATGCTGACCTGAACATTGTTCTACATTTTACATTATTAATGTATACCgatatatcattttaattgtaaaacCCTTGACAATGTTACCAggttataaaaattgttttttaattgtatattttgaaaaaacaaaattagtttttttttcatttttgtaatgtaTGCCGAAATGTCAATGCAAgaccaaataaactcatcatagatatacCAACTAACATTTTACtcttacgccagacgcgcgtttcgtctacaaaagactcatctaTGATGCTCgcaattttttgtattaaaaatgccaaataaagtacaaagttgaagagcattgagaaccaaaagaATCCTAAAAGTTtatcaaatacagctaaggtaatctatttacTGCACTCCTAATTACTCCCTATTCCGTAACTGTGATCCTCATTCAATGTTACAACCTCCGGTCTTTTGTATTGATCCTATACCCCTATTAAATAATCATGATTTTACggaatggaaaaaatattatcaacaaCACAACTTCTAGGTTATCTACGTGCATAAATAAACGTATTGGTAATGCCACTACagccagattatttaacaaaaatgcacgTGGATATCCACAAATTTTCCCGTGCAATgccaaactagaggctctaaagagcctgtgtcgctcaccttggtctatgtgaatattaaacaaaggaagcagattgaaaattgactacaaaggtcaataactcctacaggggtcaattgaccatttcgttcatgttgacttatttgtagatcttactttgctgaacattattgctgtttacagtttatctatatctataataatattcaatataataaccaaaaacagcaaaaattccttaaaattaccaattcaggggccgcaaccaaaaaacaggttgtccaattcatctgaaaatttcagggcagatagatcttgacctgattaacaattttacttcatgtaagattttctctaaattatttggtttttgagttataagccaaaaattgcattttacccctatgttctatttttagccgtggcggccatcttggtttgatggccaggtcaccggacacattttttaaacaagaaaccccaaagatgattgtggcctagtttggatcaatttggcatagcagtttcagagaagaagattttagtaaaagatatataaaatttacgaaaaatggttaaaaattgactttaaagggcaataactccacaagaggtcaactgaccattttggtcatgttgacttatttgtaaatctgaccttgctgaacattattgctgtttacagtatacctatatctataataatattcaatataataaccaaaaacagcaaaatttccttaaaatttccaattcaggggccgcaacccaaaaacaggttgtccaattcatctgaaaatttcagggcagatagatcttcacctgattaacaattttacccaatgtcagatttgctctaaatgctttggtttttgagttataagccaaaactgcattttacccctatgttctatttatagccatggcggtcatcttggttagttggcggggtcaccggacacaatttttaaactagataccccaatgatgattgtggccaagtttcaaataatttggcccagcagtttcagaggagaagatttttctaaaagattactaagatttacgaaaaatggttaaaaattgactataaagggcaataactcctaaagtgatcaactgatcattttggtcatgttgacttatttgtagatcttactttgctgaacattattgctttttacagtttatctctatctgaaataatattcaagataataacaaaaaacaacaaaatttccttaaaattaccaattcaggggcagcaacctaaaaacggaatgtcagattcatctgaaaatttcagggcagatagatcttaacctgattaacaatattaccccatgtcagatttgccctaaatgctttggtttttgagttataagccaaaaactgcattttacccctatgttctatttatagccatggcggccatcttggttagttggcggggtcaccggacaaaattcttaaactagataccccaatgatgattgtggccaagtttggttaaatttggcctagtagtgtcagaggagaagatttttgtaaaagttaacgccggacgcaggacgacgacggacgacgacgacggacgccggacgccaagtgatgagaaaagctcacttggtcctttgggccaggtgagctaaaaatgactTACCTGTTTTAGATTAACTTCTCAAAATACTATAAGGTCAACAGTGAACGGGAGAACCTTTTCGCTCTCCTTTTCCTGTGATATGACCTGAAAAACTCAAAACCTTATATATGTGGTAACTTGAACCCAACCTAATTGTGGTATTCAATATGTGGGACAGACGGGACGAGAGTATTTCAGAAGAAATCAAGAACATCTGTACCGCTTTCGTAGactcaaaaaattcaaaagtttagtATATCAGCATTTAGATAAGCATAATcataatctgaaatatataaagttCCAACCGCTCGAAACCTTTCAAAAACAACCAGGAGAATCGCACAAGCAATTTGAAATAATAGGTCTCATGGTAAACGCAAGAACCGCAATCAACGTATTAAACATCGTATAAATTATACACTTGCTGAACTGTTAtctataataaagaataatggcAAACATCAAGTATTATGCAAACTGGGTCAGATACCTAGTaaattatatgctatttttctggagtgtgataaaatttctttttttagcccaTTTTATGAATACACCCGTATTATAACAGCATTTTGTCATCACAGCCTTTTTCCTATTTTTGATAAacctgaaaatcataaacgacattttctcaaattgaaatatataaatagaggtattgattttattaatttgtctagCATATTCAATGACTCTTCTGTCTATAGCTTAATACctccatattttgataatatagaacaacccattatttcgtattcttataaaaaaacgaccagaaatttgattttcaattatacgtcaattacaacagacgtcaatatagaaaataatgttccGTCCACTTGAGATTGCGAAACatctagttttaaatatgttccctatggtcaTGTTATCACAGGAGACCTCAACATAGTTGATGACCGTGAAGTCATAACTTTTCTAAAGAAAGGACCGAAATACCGTCCTCCATCTACAATAGATTGGAAACAGTGTCGTCaggtcattaaaaacgctctgtctgcctattgtaaaaattggtgcaaacgtgaaaaatccgataaaaaatctttagacagttatttgaataaaattatgaatactgttgatattcgaatatctcatttagaaaacaattctgaaattaataacaggaaccatgatatacccatttctagaataaaaaaacaaactcaaggtactcgcagagcggtttgtgttcgtaccggcagacaaggcagcaaataatgtagtggtggtgtgacgcatatactacacgaaagttcttcaaaacgaaattATCAATTCCTCTACATTCAGGTCAGTGCGCACCACAGAGAGTCAAATCTTTAACAAGCATACCACCGCCACTACCCAGCTTAAAGCATCTTCagaacatttgaaagtccctaccatgtactggttaccgaaattacacaaaaaaaacatttaaattccgtttcatctccgcttcgagtaagtgttctactactaatctaTCAGGGGTTCTAACCACCTCccttactactatcaaagaactggttattaacttttgtaataaagcttatgaaaattatggtattaattattttcggagtgttaaaatttttttagaggttttagataaaatgcatgctttcaatggtccttacaattctgttgacatttatgatttttctactctgaacactacacttccacacaatcttataaagaaaaagtttttgcatttgataaaatggtctttcgaaatatctaattgtaattttatttgctgtaactcgtttaaggccttttttctgtaacgaaaaaggaaagtatgctagatacacctactggaaatgtgaggatatgattgaagctttaaactttctgcttgataacatttatgtacgtttcggtgATAAAGcgtatcgtcaggtagtaggtattcctatgggcaccaattgtgcccctttaatagcagatgtatttctatattgctatgaatctcagtttatgaccaaactcagtaaagagccatcattgttacatttggttgatacattcaaaaatacctaccgttatctggatgatattttttcgttgaataatccagagttctcttAATAtgcttcagaaatttacccaaacgaacttactttaactaaatgtaacataaacagcagcagttgtccttttctagatttagacatttcaatttcaaacgggaaacttcacactaaaatttacgacaaaagagacgatttttcatttcctattgttaattttccttttttagacggcgatgtgcctttggctctatcatacggtgtttatatatcgcaactcgttcggtttgcccgtgtgtgttctgatgtcatagattttaacgaacgtaatcaatgcatcactggtaaattgttgtgtcagggatttcgataccataaattacttaaaacttttactaaattctttcatagatacaaaaatttggctatacctgtaggaCGCTtataaaaaatggtatttcacatcctaaattttatggtaatattgtacttaaagcgaggaaatcactatgtgatccttgtaaactcatcgaacctttaaacaaacttataagtaagggttatcgtaccaatattgtaattagatctctgaatatagttcacattggcactaatattgattttgtcattagcaaattgaaacataactaaatttcattatcttttgaggcgagatgtatagagacacagccacgttaacttttatttctatagaagtcgctcttcactatactactacctgtcgatacatttatttttggcattgcacaagtcatgtcttctttgactattaatgacgttaaaatactaaatccctgtgatgtgttttagtcgattttagtctctgatgcatgattttttactattaattggttttggcttttaactagctgtcagtaactgcgagtactctcaaatcgtatttttttgttaatttgacctgttgatactgtttataatgcttttttgttattttttatttatatggatcttgtctgtacaccagctttgattattttgtaatatcttcaatttttcacttatacttacaacatttgtataaacttcaagattataaaaaaacgttttttttctaaagtgaacattgattggttaaatatttctcagtgtgtttgaatttgtttgttagctttttggtcatgaatgtttgtctctaatatttaattaactgtgcatttgtattcagatatcgcagatcaaatttattcgttcattgtgtaatcatgcgttttttgattgagttaagtctgccaattgatattttatcgtatgtttttcaatgttgtgatgttatgctactgtttcagaaaaagggagaaggtttggatccattaaaacgtttaatcccgctgcaaatgtttgcacctgtcctaagtcaggaatctgatgtacagtagttgtcgtttgtttatgtaatatatacgtgtttctcgttttgtttatatagattagaccgttggttttcccgtttgaatggttttacactagtagttttggggccctttatagcttgttgttcggtgtgagccaaggctccgtgttgaaggccgtactttaacctataatggtttactttt
This Mytilus trossulus isolate FHL-02 chromosome 14, PNRI_Mtr1.1.1.hap1, whole genome shotgun sequence DNA region includes the following protein-coding sequences:
- the LOC134697543 gene encoding heat shock 70 kDa protein 12A-like codes for the protein MALKKNGNQQVETANEELTTKSQADIVINPTNHENIKAGQNRLFIAAIDIGTTYSGYAYSARRDVEKDPSNIFCPQWRGDEGLYYKTATAIVFDEHGQFSKFGFEAETYYHETIEDQDDILACYFFNDFKMLLYKKKNDLNKDIDITDITGKKMNAIKVFSASIRYLKEHLLDSLHKSFVRDSNISNNDIHWVLTVPAIWEMKAKQFMRDAAEMAGILPDQLSLALEPEAASLYCRKVPMSIKESELKTLTLLGSGKSYVVLDQGGGTLDVTGHQIEEDNFLKEIFPPNGGSWGGNNVNYEFEKYLEEMFTIEVVHKVKREDPVAYFDTVKQFERKKKSFKSKSDADVIFNVSQAFTEVYNQIHKSDLPSEIRIKHGKIRISALRFEAFFDQSVQSITSHLSEIFKSPKLQNVNIILAVGGFSESEIIIDSIREHFPNMQIVVPKDPGLAVLKGAVLFGLEPLSVKSRISRYTYGIKIEKEMSAEDDERYRTLRKNRQSRKFATDVFEKLVEIGEEIKVGEWQPATEYDPINKDDKEVKIEFYATEEKDPVHVTDPGCMKLGTLDVDLKERTSSNGALKLEINAGGTEIKAVITDENTGKKFKAKFCLP